Proteins encoded together in one Bacteroides ovatus window:
- a CDS encoding glycoside hydrolase family 88 protein — translation MRILLISILGLLTLASCTKQEPMEELIDRVFTVAEQQYTAMDTHLTEKTLPRTLSADGEFVPSNIYWWCSGFYPGSLWYIYEYTRKDAVKTLAEKNTLKLDSIQYVTRDHDVGFQLNCSYGNAFRLTGNEAYKQVLYQGAKSLSTRFNPATGVIRSWDFVRKGCDWKFPVIIDNMMNLELLLSMSKAYADDSLQNIACTHANTTIQHHFRDDYSTYHLVDYDPETGAVRGKQTVQGFSDDSSWSRGQAWALYSYTMMFRLTGYQNYLLQAGHIADMLLRRLPADGIPYWDFDAPVEEQTYRDASAAAIMASAFIELSRYIPGTEAKESYLAMAEKQLRTLASKEYLAEPGTNECFILKHSVGALPDKSEVDVPLTYADYYFLEALLRYKNLQK, via the coding sequence ATGAGAATCCTATTAATATCTATACTCGGACTTTTGACATTGGCCTCCTGCACGAAGCAGGAGCCGATGGAGGAGTTGATTGACCGTGTATTTACCGTTGCGGAGCAACAATACACGGCTATGGACACCCACCTGACAGAAAAGACACTTCCCCGCACGCTCTCTGCCGACGGTGAGTTTGTTCCCTCGAATATCTATTGGTGGTGCAGCGGCTTCTATCCCGGTTCCCTTTGGTATATCTACGAATATACCCGGAAGGACGCAGTGAAAACACTGGCCGAGAAGAACACGCTGAAACTCGACTCTATACAATACGTGACCAGAGATCATGATGTCGGTTTCCAGTTGAATTGCAGTTACGGCAATGCTTTCCGGTTGACAGGTAATGAGGCTTATAAACAAGTGCTCTATCAGGGTGCCAAATCCTTGTCAACCCGCTTCAATCCTGCTACCGGTGTGATCCGTAGCTGGGACTTTGTACGCAAAGGCTGCGACTGGAAGTTTCCGGTGATTATTGACAATATGATGAACCTTGAACTGCTGTTGTCCATGTCGAAAGCCTACGCCGACGACTCTTTGCAGAACATTGCCTGTACGCATGCCAATACCACTATCCAGCATCACTTCCGGGATGATTATTCCACGTATCATCTGGTGGATTATGACCCTGAAACGGGTGCGGTGCGCGGCAAGCAAACAGTGCAGGGCTTCTCGGACGATTCCTCCTGGAGTCGCGGACAGGCATGGGCCTTGTATAGCTATACGATGATGTTCCGCCTGACGGGGTATCAGAATTATCTGTTGCAAGCCGGGCATATCGCCGATATGCTGCTCCGCCGTCTACCTGCCGACGGTATTCCTTACTGGGATTTCGACGCTCCGGTAGAAGAACAGACCTATCGGGATGCTTCCGCTGCGGCTATCATGGCCTCCGCCTTTATCGAACTAAGCCGTTATATCCCCGGCACGGAAGCCAAGGAATCTTATCTTGCCATGGCAGAAAAGCAACTCCGTACGCTTGCCTCGAAAGAGTATCTGGCAGAACCGGGTACGAACGAATGTTTCATCCTGAAGCACAGCGTGGGTGCACTTCCTGATAAAAGCGAAGTAGATGTCCCCCTGACGTATGCCGATTATTACTTTTTAGAAGCATTGCTGCGGTATAAGAATTTACAAAAATAA
- a CDS encoding type II toxin-antitoxin system HipA family toxin produces METDTHICPSLLRETGGESGYSPKALKLLFDGENISCELPYKHFDDNVGIDIFNNNSKRISVSGVQIKYSLVADDGILRLTKEGEQGEFILKPVPNNLRNKEFCPANEHLTMQIAAQVYGIPTAPNGLCFFQDGTPAYFVRRFDLSGKGKLQKEDFASLAGLTRKNGGSDYKYDNLAYEEFAGIIDKYSSVPQVDKLRFFELVLFNFVYSNGDAHLKNFSLLEEKKGRFRLSPAYDLLNTHLHINDGIFAMSKGLFVNPESDYFGAASAVTGKTFYYFGLKIGLPERLVNSCLEKYTKVYELTDKLIEHSFLSKELKQQYRLMYKSRIGSYLSVIE; encoded by the coding sequence ATGGAAACAGATACTCATATTTGTCCCTCACTTTTACGGGAGACTGGCGGAGAAAGCGGATACTCACCCAAAGCCTTGAAACTGCTTTTTGACGGAGAAAATATATCTTGTGAATTGCCTTATAAGCATTTTGATGATAATGTCGGCATTGATATCTTCAATAACAATAGCAAACGCATATCTGTTTCAGGAGTCCAGATTAAGTATTCTTTAGTTGCCGATGACGGGATATTGCGATTAACCAAAGAGGGAGAACAGGGCGAATTCATATTAAAGCCTGTCCCTAATAATCTTCGTAACAAGGAGTTTTGCCCTGCCAACGAACATTTGACAATGCAGATAGCTGCGCAAGTATATGGGATTCCGACAGCTCCTAATGGATTATGCTTTTTTCAGGACGGAACCCCTGCTTATTTTGTACGACGTTTTGATTTGTCGGGGAAAGGAAAGTTGCAAAAGGAGGATTTTGCTTCTTTAGCCGGGCTTACCAGGAAAAATGGAGGTTCCGATTATAAATATGATAATCTGGCTTATGAAGAGTTCGCAGGAATTATAGATAAATACAGTTCTGTGCCACAAGTAGATAAACTACGTTTCTTTGAACTTGTTTTATTCAATTTTGTCTATTCTAACGGCGACGCTCATTTAAAGAACTTTTCTTTATTGGAAGAGAAAAAAGGAAGATTCCGCCTATCTCCTGCATACGATTTATTGAATACTCATCTCCATATAAACGATGGTATCTTTGCCATGAGCAAAGGTCTGTTTGTTAATCCTGAATCGGATTATTTCGGTGCTGCATCGGCGGTTACAGGAAAAACATTCTATTATTTTGGTTTGAAAATAGGCCTACCCGAACGTTTGGTAAACTCTTGTCTGGAGAAATATACTAAGGTATATGAATTAACAGATAAACTGATTGAACATTCTTTCCTTTCTAAAGAACTGAAACAGCAATATAGACTTATGTATAAGTCAAGAATCGGGAGTTATCTTAGTGTTATTGAGTAA
- a CDS encoding heparinase II/III family protein, whose translation MKTILFKTIIIAFFVGTAVSCSDEDENRFRPGSTHEKPNPTEPEGGLDYSKLTADNHPRLLMNAEAFTALKAKVDANSSANLTLLHNTIMGVCNSKGMNATALTYKLDASNKRILDVSRDALLRIFTCAYAYRMTGDTKYLTKAETDMNAVCNFPDWNSKRHFLDVGEMATAVAFGYDWLYNELSAATRTKAANALLKFAFQQAQNKNWNLNFYEATNNWNQVCNGGLVCAALASYENNPSEAKDMIEKALESNKPALEVMYSPDGNYPEGSGYWCYGTLYQVLMLAALNSTLGTDNGLSDTPGFSKTAEYMLYMTGLNSKFFNYSDCAPSSTAALASWWFADKYSNPSLLYNELKMLKNGEYASCAENRLLPMIMAFANNLNLDAISAPSNKLWSGKGETPVVMVHTDWTYTDTDKYLGIKGGKAGSSHGHMDAGSFVYDAYGVRWSMDFGLQSYTTLESVLAGLGGNLWDMGQNSMRWDVFRLNNLNHSTISINDARHRVNGAATLTTTINTATELGATFDLTEVVSDQAASATRTVKIVNDKDLVVMDEIKARTDKSAKVRWCMVTPAVPTVESNRIVLTNGSKVMYLTASGSVKPTYKQWSTTSENFYDQANPGTYMVGFEATVTANQTATFTTTLSPK comes from the coding sequence ATGAAAACGATTCTTTTTAAAACAATCATCATAGCTTTCTTTGTAGGAACAGCCGTTAGTTGTTCCGATGAAGATGAGAACAGATTCCGTCCGGGATCTACCCATGAGAAACCGAATCCCACGGAGCCGGAGGGCGGACTGGATTATTCCAAACTGACTGCGGACAATCATCCCCGCCTGTTGATGAACGCCGAGGCCTTCACTGCGTTGAAAGCCAAAGTGGATGCCAATTCGAGTGCCAATCTGACCTTGCTCCATAATACCATTATGGGAGTGTGCAACAGCAAAGGGATGAACGCCACGGCACTGACTTATAAATTGGATGCCAGCAACAAACGTATTCTCGATGTATCCCGCGATGCGTTACTGCGTATTTTCACCTGTGCTTATGCCTACCGGATGACCGGCGATACCAAATACCTGACTAAAGCGGAAACGGATATGAACGCTGTCTGCAACTTTCCCGACTGGAATTCGAAACGTCACTTTCTCGATGTGGGCGAAATGGCTACGGCTGTTGCGTTCGGCTACGACTGGCTCTACAACGAACTAAGTGCAGCCACCCGTACGAAAGCGGCCAACGCACTGTTGAAGTTTGCCTTCCAACAGGCGCAGAACAAGAACTGGAACCTCAACTTCTACGAAGCCACCAACAACTGGAACCAGGTTTGTAATGGCGGACTGGTCTGTGCGGCACTGGCTTCTTATGAAAACAATCCTTCCGAAGCAAAGGACATGATTGAAAAGGCATTGGAATCCAACAAACCTGCATTGGAAGTGATGTATTCTCCCGACGGCAACTATCCGGAGGGCAGCGGTTACTGGTGTTACGGCACGCTCTATCAGGTATTGATGCTTGCCGCCCTCAACAGTACGCTCGGTACGGATAACGGGCTTTCCGATACACCGGGATTCTCCAAGACGGCAGAATATATGCTGTATATGACAGGCTTGAACAGCAAGTTCTTTAATTATTCCGACTGTGCTCCCTCCTCTACTGCGGCATTGGCTTCGTGGTGGTTTGCCGATAAATACAGTAATCCGTCCTTATTATATAATGAGCTGAAAATGCTGAAGAACGGCGAATACGCTTCTTGTGCCGAAAACCGCCTGTTGCCGATGATTATGGCGTTTGCCAATAATCTGAATCTGGACGCAATCTCCGCTCCTTCCAATAAACTATGGAGTGGAAAAGGGGAAACGCCCGTGGTGATGGTACATACCGACTGGACATACACCGATACGGACAAATACCTCGGAATCAAAGGCGGCAAGGCAGGTTCGAGCCACGGACACATGGATGCCGGTTCATTTGTATACGATGCGTATGGAGTGCGTTGGTCGATGGATTTCGGTCTGCAAAGTTATACAACGCTCGAGTCGGTATTAGCCGGCTTAGGCGGTAATCTTTGGGATATGGGACAGAACTCGATGCGTTGGGATGTATTTCGTTTGAATAACTTGAATCATAGCACGATTTCAATCAATGACGCCCGTCACCGGGTAAATGGGGCGGCTACGCTGACTACTACTATCAATACCGCTACGGAATTGGGAGCCACTTTCGATCTGACAGAAGTAGTGTCCGATCAGGCTGCGTCCGCTACCCGTACCGTGAAAATCGTGAACGATAAAGATTTAGTGGTCATGGATGAGATCAAGGCAAGAACGGATAAATCCGCCAAAGTGCGTTGGTGCATGGTGACGCCTGCCGTTCCGACGGTGGAAAGTAACCGCATCGTACTAACGAACGGAAGCAAAGTGATGTATCTCACAGCCAGCGGAAGCGTGAAGCCTACCTACAAGCAATGGAGTACCACCAGTGAGAACTTTTATGACCAGGCTAATCCGGGCACCTATATGGTCGGCTTTGAAGCAACGGTCACCGCCAATCAGACCGCCACATTTACCACAACCCTGTCCCCTAAATAA
- a CDS encoding HipA N-terminal domain-containing protein: MSRSAKVYIKGIYAGLLTEIDREHYSFCYDTDYYNNPQLPAVSLTMPKTQQEYTSSYLFPVFFNMTSEGDNRIIQARNLHIDEEDDFGILLATAHTDTIGAITVKRI, encoded by the coding sequence ATGAGTCGATCTGCCAAAGTCTATATAAAAGGTATTTATGCCGGTCTGTTAACAGAAATAGATCGTGAACACTATTCATTCTGTTATGATACGGACTATTATAATAATCCACAACTCCCAGCTGTCTCACTGACCATGCCCAAGACACAGCAGGAATATACCTCTTCCTATCTTTTCCCTGTCTTTTTTAATATGACATCTGAAGGGGATAATCGTATTATTCAAGCTAGAAACCTGCATATTGATGAAGAGGATGATTTTGGTATTCTTCTGGCTACTGCCCATACAGATACAATCGGAGCAATAACAGTTAAAAGAATATGA
- a CDS encoding helix-turn-helix domain-containing protein: protein MDLIEIGKHIRERRKELGLDQATLATLAGIGINALVRLERGSGNPRFDVLFNVLKTLGLSIHIQ, encoded by the coding sequence ATGGATTTAATAGAGATAGGAAAACATATTCGCGAAAGGCGTAAAGAGTTGGGCTTGGATCAGGCTACGTTGGCAACTCTTGCAGGAATAGGGATTAACGCTTTGGTCCGCTTGGAACGTGGAAGTGGTAATCCCCGCTTCGATGTCCTTTTTAATGTCCTGAAAACTTTAGGACTTAGTATTCATATTCAATAA
- a CDS encoding fimbrillin family protein translates to MKNRLFAIGAMILMMTSCTQDELISSDKGKEPATAGSCLTLVGLSSPQTRVSIGDKTGDVYPVLWSEGDALGVFSRTAGTDINNVQSLLSDESIGQNSGVFTSDDVKMAEEGATELLIYYPYRASTELAENGNKITSTLSVEQEQSRPGDSRHIGKYGFAFAKATVSGPDMLAKFTLNHAMAYVKFSISSQELSTYKLKSVSLYDKETKTPLSGVFTADLDTDELTYGTDVKPYATVSLTTPEMLAFAQDIYLTTYPADLSGKEVYIVITLENDQQTITIPILKEGKQLKANAVNTIAINNLKLSDNSCEWYEPVETRLLAGGWAYGESNCLLTNISTSGVSNTMSVKARGNFMEVEEPKYAKTILGCDLNVNHKMIAVNGSTTDISPIGSDYNITINTYKVSGGYDGGCGQVAIYGADQTTVIWSFIIWMTPTPAEHPYGNTGYVVLDRNLGTYMTCEGDNWKQNGVYFQWGRPTPVGWSGTVGTNIPTEATNVRFSIENPRALLYTNNVENTKSDWYLGAWTGARTDRKDDFWGNPNESSTYLNPSDGHKSIYDPCPKGYRVVSPRVLDEIEQKGEFVKQSATAVFKYCYDGTNYAYWPLAGCKWGSNGGNNGNNTGLDTAKGAACYWSNSSASSYGNDKDQGATSLYYKVSDKTWTHSSGRSHAFSVRCMKDAENR, encoded by the coding sequence ATGAAAAATAGATTATTTGCAATAGGTGCAATGATTCTCATGATGACAAGTTGCACGCAGGACGAACTTATTTCGTCCGATAAGGGCAAAGAACCGGCAACGGCAGGTTCATGTCTGACGTTGGTTGGACTCTCGTCTCCGCAGACGCGTGTTTCTATCGGTGACAAAACAGGGGACGTTTATCCGGTGCTCTGGAGCGAAGGGGATGCCTTGGGCGTTTTCTCCCGTACGGCAGGGACCGATATCAATAATGTGCAGTCTTTATTGAGTGATGAGTCGATCGGACAAAACTCCGGTGTCTTTACTTCGGACGACGTGAAGATGGCGGAAGAAGGAGCTACGGAACTTCTTATTTACTATCCTTACCGGGCAAGTACGGAACTAGCCGAAAATGGCAACAAGATAACTTCTACCCTGTCCGTTGAGCAGGAACAAAGCCGTCCCGGCGATAGCCGTCATATTGGAAAGTATGGTTTTGCGTTTGCCAAGGCTACGGTCAGCGGTCCGGATATGCTTGCTAAGTTTACGTTGAACCATGCGATGGCGTATGTGAAGTTCAGTATCTCGTCCCAGGAGCTTTCTACATACAAGCTCAAGAGTGTTTCTTTATATGACAAGGAGACAAAGACTCCTCTTTCCGGTGTATTCACAGCAGATTTGGATACGGACGAACTGACCTACGGTACGGATGTGAAACCGTATGCTACTGTTTCACTGACTACTCCCGAAATGCTCGCTTTCGCACAGGATATATACCTGACTACGTATCCTGCTGATTTGAGCGGCAAAGAAGTGTACATTGTCATCACTCTGGAGAATGACCAACAGACTATTACAATTCCTATTCTCAAAGAAGGAAAGCAACTGAAAGCCAATGCTGTCAATACGATTGCTATCAACAACCTGAAACTTTCGGATAATTCCTGCGAATGGTACGAGCCGGTAGAGACACGTCTGCTGGCTGGAGGATGGGCTTATGGCGAGTCCAACTGTCTGTTGACGAATATTTCTACCAGTGGCGTGAGCAATACGATGAGTGTGAAAGCACGTGGTAACTTTATGGAAGTGGAAGAACCCAAGTATGCCAAAACTATTCTGGGTTGCGATTTGAACGTTAATCATAAGATGATTGCCGTGAATGGCTCTACTACGGACATCTCTCCTATTGGCAGTGATTACAATATTACGATCAACACCTATAAAGTAAGTGGAGGCTATGACGGCGGTTGCGGTCAGGTGGCTATCTATGGAGCGGATCAGACTACCGTCATCTGGAGTTTTATTATCTGGATGACCCCTACTCCGGCAGAACACCCTTATGGTAATACGGGATATGTAGTGTTGGATCGTAATCTGGGTACTTATATGACGTGCGAAGGAGACAACTGGAAGCAAAACGGTGTTTACTTCCAATGGGGACGTCCTACGCCGGTCGGCTGGTCGGGAACCGTGGGTACTAATATACCTACCGAAGCCACCAACGTCCGCTTCTCTATAGAAAATCCCCGCGCGTTGCTTTATACCAATAATGTGGAGAATACAAAATCCGACTGGTATCTGGGCGCATGGACCGGTGCACGTACCGATCGTAAAGATGACTTCTGGGGTAACCCGAACGAATCGAGCACTTATCTCAATCCTTCTGACGGTCATAAATCTATTTATGATCCTTGTCCGAAAGGTTACCGGGTTGTATCTCCCCGCGTATTGGATGAGATAGAACAGAAAGGTGAATTTGTGAAACAGAGCGCAACTGCGGTATTTAAATATTGCTATGACGGTACGAACTATGCTTATTGGCCGTTGGCAGGTTGTAAGTGGGGTTCCAACGGCGGTAATAATGGCAACAATACAGGATTGGATACCGCTAAGGGTGCCGCTTGCTATTGGTCTAACTCATCGGCAAGCAGTTATGGAAATGACAAGGATCAGGGAGCTACTTCTCTGTATTATAAAGTTTCCGATAAGACTTGGACACATTCCTCCGGTCGTTCCCATGCGTTCTCCGTGCGTTGTATGAAGGATGCCGAGAATCGTTGA
- a CDS encoding helix-turn-helix domain-containing protein, with amino-acid sequence MEKENIITVDIEDFKDSQHVLDYIDDDFAIVNSLEGTPYSNDTIKLNCFLIAVCIEGCIQLDVNYRTYKLQAGELLLGLPNTIISHTMLSPKYKVRLAGFSTRFLQRIIKMEKETWNTAIHIHNNPVKSVGNGEDKTFFGFYRDLIIAKINDEPHCYHKEVMQYLFSAIFCEMLGQLHKEMEAAGNTEGSKEGIKQVNYILRKFMELLSKDKGMHRSVSYFANELCYTPKHFSKVIKQACGRTPLDLINETAVEHIKYRLKRSEKSIKEIAEEFNFPNQSFFGKYVKAHLGTSPANYRNRKEE; translated from the coding sequence ATGGAAAAAGAGAACATTATTACGGTGGATATAGAGGATTTTAAGGACAGTCAGCACGTCCTTGATTATATAGATGATGACTTTGCGATAGTCAACAGTCTGGAGGGGACTCCTTATAGTAATGATACAATCAAACTGAATTGTTTTCTCATCGCGGTTTGCATAGAAGGGTGCATCCAGCTGGACGTCAACTACCGGACCTACAAGTTGCAGGCGGGCGAGCTGCTGCTCGGTCTGCCCAATACGATTATCAGCCATACGATGCTTAGTCCTAAATATAAGGTCAGGCTTGCCGGATTCTCTACCCGTTTCCTGCAACGTATTATTAAAATGGAAAAGGAAACGTGGAATACTGCCATTCATATCCACAACAATCCGGTGAAGTCGGTTGGCAACGGGGAGGATAAAACTTTCTTCGGATTCTACCGGGATTTAATTATAGCCAAGATAAACGATGAGCCTCATTGCTACCACAAAGAAGTGATGCAATATCTCTTTTCTGCTATCTTTTGCGAAATGCTGGGGCAGCTTCATAAGGAAATGGAAGCCGCCGGCAATACGGAAGGTTCGAAAGAAGGCATCAAACAGGTGAATTACATTTTGCGGAAGTTCATGGAACTGTTATCGAAGGACAAGGGTATGCACCGTTCGGTGAGTTATTTTGCCAACGAGCTTTGCTACACTCCGAAGCATTTCTCGAAAGTCATCAAACAGGCGTGTGGCAGGACTCCGTTGGATTTGATTAATGAAACTGCCGTGGAGCATATCAAATACCGATTAAAACGTTCGGAAAAGTCTATCAAGGAAATTGCGGAAGAATTCAACTTCCCCAATCAGTCCTTTTTCGGGAAATACGTAAAAGCGCATTTGGGAACATCACCGGCCAATTATCGGAACAGAAAAGAAGAATGA
- a CDS encoding efflux RND transporter periplasmic adaptor subunit — MITVSKKWIRLIGIVGCTVWMASCKQASDAGVKSSSYAVMQIEAVDKEFSSSYSASIRGRQDIDIYPQVSGTIEKLCVTEGQKVRRGQSLFIIDQVPYKAALKTATANVEAARAALGTAELTYKSNKELYAQKVVSEFSLKTAENSYLTAKAQLSQAEAQEISARNNLSYTEVKSPSDGVVGALPYRAGALVSANMPYPLTTVSDNSDMYVYFSMTENQLLALTRQYGDMDEALKNMPEVELRLNDNSVYNKKGVIESISGVIDRQTGTVVARVVFPNESRLLHSGASGTVVVPSIYKDCIAIPQTATVKMQDKTIVYKVVDGKAVSTLITVAENNDGREYVVLDGLKAGDEIVSEGAGLVREGTQVK, encoded by the coding sequence ATGATTACAGTAAGCAAAAAATGGATACGGCTGATAGGGATTGTCGGTTGTACAGTGTGGATGGCATCTTGCAAGCAGGCATCGGATGCGGGAGTGAAATCTTCTTCTTATGCAGTAATGCAGATAGAAGCGGTGGATAAGGAATTTTCTTCTTCCTATTCGGCGAGCATACGTGGGCGACAGGATATTGATATTTATCCGCAGGTGTCGGGAACGATTGAGAAACTCTGTGTGACCGAAGGGCAAAAAGTACGCCGCGGGCAATCGCTTTTCATTATCGACCAAGTGCCTTACAAGGCCGCACTGAAAACCGCCACTGCCAATGTGGAAGCAGCACGTGCCGCGCTGGGTACTGCCGAACTGACCTACAAGAGCAACAAAGAACTGTATGCGCAGAAAGTAGTTTCGGAATTCAGTCTGAAAACGGCCGAGAATTCTTATCTCACCGCCAAAGCTCAACTGTCGCAGGCCGAAGCCCAGGAGATCAGTGCCCGCAACAATCTCTCTTATACCGAAGTGAAAAGTCCCAGTGACGGAGTCGTAGGTGCATTGCCTTATCGTGCAGGCGCATTGGTAAGTGCCAATATGCCTTATCCGCTTACTACGGTCAGCGACAATTCGGATATGTATGTCTATTTCTCCATGACCGAGAATCAGTTGCTTGCCCTCACCCGCCAGTATGGCGACATGGACGAAGCTTTGAAGAACATGCCGGAAGTGGAATTGCGCCTCAATGATAATTCGGTTTATAATAAGAAAGGTGTCATCGAATCCATCAGCGGCGTCATCGACCGGCAAACGGGTACTGTGGTGGCGCGCGTGGTGTTTCCCAACGAATCGCGGTTGCTTCATAGCGGAGCCTCGGGCACGGTGGTAGTGCCAAGCATTTATAAAGACTGTATCGCCATTCCGCAGACGGCCACCGTGAAGATGCAGGATAAGACGATTGTATATAAGGTAGTGGACGGGAAGGCTGTCTCTACCCTGATAACAGTGGCCGAAAACAATGACGGACGCGAATATGTGGTGCTGGACGGACTGAAAGCAGGTGATGAAATCGTATCGGAAGGCGCCGGACTGGTGCGTGAAGGCACGCAAGTTAAATAA
- a CDS encoding heparinase II/III family protein, producing the protein MKKILLLLLIFVSGCTGVVAQQFDYGKIAPHPRLLLPAGGEEAIRKAIAEYPPLATVHQRIMELCDRTLTEPPVERIKEGKRLLAISRIALKRIYYLSYAYRMTGDKKYAHRAEQEMLAVSRFTDWNPTHFLDVGEMVMALAIGYDWLYDSLQPDTRRVVREAIIAKGFDAAKNTRHAWFYTAKNNWNSVCNSGLAYGALALFEEVPEVSKGIIEKCMETNPKAMVGYGPDGGYPEGFGYWGYGTSFQVMLIAALESAFGTDNGLSQAPGFMESARFMQYMTAPGGDCFCFSDSPVEAECNMMMFWFAGKAKDLSLLWIERQYLDRPDMPFAEDRLLPSLMVFCSQLDLKNIGKPKKNFWFSRGDTPVFIYRGGWDSKEDTYLGVKGGSPSTSHAHMDAGSFIFERDGVRWAMDLGMQSYITLESKGVDLWNMSQNGQRWEVFRLSNIAHNTLTINGERHLVKSNAPITRTFESKKQKGAEVDLSSVFANSVKKVVRTVILDQKDHLEVTDRLETGDKEAAVSWIMVTPAEAKITGKNRMELTKDGQRMLLTVDADTEVEMKTWSNVPPHEYDFRNPGTIRVGFETVIPANRASQLKVRLIPLK; encoded by the coding sequence ATGAAGAAAATACTTTTACTATTACTCATTTTTGTATCCGGTTGCACGGGTGTAGTTGCGCAACAGTTTGATTATGGCAAGATAGCGCCTCATCCCCGGTTGTTATTGCCGGCGGGAGGAGAAGAAGCCATCAGGAAAGCCATTGCGGAGTATCCCCCGTTGGCCACTGTTCACCAGCGGATCATGGAACTTTGCGACCGGACACTTACGGAACCACCTGTGGAACGTATCAAGGAGGGCAAACGCCTGCTGGCGATTTCGCGCATCGCATTGAAGCGTATCTATTACCTCTCATACGCTTACCGTATGACGGGAGATAAGAAATATGCTCACCGTGCGGAACAGGAGATGCTGGCCGTCAGTCGTTTCACCGACTGGAACCCCACTCATTTCCTGGATGTGGGTGAGATGGTAATGGCATTGGCTATCGGTTATGACTGGCTGTACGATTCTTTGCAGCCCGACACCCGCCGGGTAGTGCGCGAAGCAATCATCGCGAAAGGCTTCGACGCGGCAAAGAACACCCGTCATGCCTGGTTCTATACAGCTAAGAACAACTGGAATTCCGTATGTAATAGTGGATTGGCGTATGGCGCGCTGGCTCTTTTTGAAGAGGTTCCGGAAGTATCGAAAGGCATCATTGAGAAATGCATGGAGACAAATCCGAAAGCGATGGTAGGTTATGGCCCCGACGGAGGTTATCCCGAAGGGTTCGGATATTGGGGGTACGGAACAAGTTTTCAGGTAATGCTCATTGCTGCGCTCGAAAGTGCTTTCGGCACAGACAATGGGCTCTCCCAAGCCCCCGGCTTCATGGAGTCTGCCCGTTTCATGCAGTATATGACGGCTCCGGGTGGAGACTGTTTCTGTTTCTCGGATTCTCCGGTAGAGGCGGAGTGCAACATGATGATGTTTTGGTTTGCAGGCAAAGCGAAAGACCTTTCCCTGTTGTGGATCGAACGTCAGTATCTCGACCGGCCGGATATGCCGTTTGCCGAAGACCGTTTACTGCCCAGCCTGATGGTGTTCTGTTCGCAGCTCGATTTGAAGAATATCGGCAAGCCGAAGAAAAACTTCTGGTTCAGTCGCGGAGATACACCTGTGTTTATCTACCGTGGCGGATGGGACAGCAAGGAAGATACCTATCTGGGAGTGAAAGGCGGTTCGCCCTCTACCTCTCATGCGCACATGGATGCCGGTTCATTTATCTTCGAGAGAGACGGGGTGCGTTGGGCGATGGACTTGGGTATGCAGAGTTACATCACGCTCGAAAGTAAGGGAGTAGACCTGTGGAATATGTCGCAGAACGGACAACGCTGGGAAGTATTCCGGCTAAGCAATATCGCTCACAACACCCTGACGATTAACGGCGAACGCCATTTGGTAAAGAGTAATGCTCCGATCACCCGTACTTTCGAGTCGAAGAAACAGAAAGGGGCGGAAGTAGACCTGTCGAGTGTGTTTGCCAACAGCGTAAAGAAAGTCGTCCGCACCGTGATATTGGATCAGAAAGACCATCTGGAAGTAACCGACCGGTTGGAGACGGGGGACAAGGAAGCTGCCGTATCCTGGATAATGGTCACTCCGGCGGAAGCCAAAATAACGGGCAAGAACCGGATGGAATTAACCAAAGACGGACAACGGATGCTATTGACGGTAGATGCCGATACGGAAGTAGAAATGAAAACCTGGTCGAACGTGCCCCCGCATGAATATGATTTCCGCAATCCGGGAACCATCCGCGTGGGCTTTGAGACGGTGATTCCTGCCAATCGTGCCTCGCAACTGAAAGTACGACTTATTCCTTTGAAGTAG